Sequence from the Toxotes jaculatrix isolate fToxJac2 chromosome 24, fToxJac2.pri, whole genome shotgun sequence genome:
TGTCtgtgaaaaaaatctaaaaaaaagtttgtttgtttttttttgcttttttttgttttttttaatcaatatcAGAATATCTACTGTGaaatcaaccccccccccccccccccccccccacagaacaagaagatgttttttttttttttttttttaaatagttctgtttctgttcacttAAATGGGGCTGTAATCGTGAAggtaattttcatttttgatctCAAGCTATTTCATACTTTGACACTGTCAGGGCGAGCGACGCACGTcatcagacccactcaggctgGTTTTAAATGAATCTACAGTGTAATGGAGCTATTTGAGGCACTtatttgaaagtgaaaacaaaatggaCACACCTGCAATGTcagtttgttttactttcaaATAAGTGGTTGAGATTATTTGGGTCAAATTGtggagaaaaacactgctgtaaAGCTGTTTCAACAGTTTCCAAATCAAGGTCCACTAAGTTGCTTTCCTGAGCTTTCAACCACAGCTCAAAGTCCTCATCAGGAAATGAAGCTGGCTCTGGTGTCACAGGATACCAAGTGGTCATACATGGGGGACGGTGGTAAACTCAGTATCTGTTTAAAGATGGTCTCTGTTGTCCTTGATCTTTCCTCCAGCTGTTTAACTCTGCTACTGCAAGGACAAGATGGCTTACAGTATCCTCTgggaagaggtcaaaggtcatagAGCAGGAGTCAGCAGACGACTAGAGAAAGACCAAGAACACCAGAGACCATCGCTGAACAAAGACAGGGTTGAAGTTTCACTTATCATGTCACCAACTTTCTTTTAACTGGTCAAGAGATAACAATTAATCCAACTAGAAACCAAGAAATGTGCTTGAAAGCTCCTGAAATCTGGCAAGTGGACCTTCATTTCTAGATAATTCAAAGTACATCATTGTTGAAAGCAACAGAGTTCTCGCTCAGACCTCGAGGTGCTGTCCTGGCGATGTGAATCCACGACTATCTGATACTAAACCACCAGACAACATGCCACTAAACTGTGGTGCTTGGACCACTGCAGCACGCAACAACCCTGAGCCATTCTTTATGTtccattgcttttttttttttttttcatcagcttCATGATTTCAGCCAGACCTGGGCAAAATAAAGTTGGGGAATACCTGTCACTGCTTGTTTTAACCTTCATCTGAGTCACTTTGGTGCCTGAAAATGTGGATTAACAACTTGGCTCgtgttgtttttctccagtAAACCTATCAAATCATGTGGAAGGTTAAAACAAAGAGTTCAGGATCACCTTGCAACCGTTATTGAGTCCAGATCTGGTTTCAGCTGTTTACTTTGTACCTCCATTTTGTAATGCTGAAGATGCTGCTCGCCTGGGCTCTAGAGCCTTGTGAAGGTAAAAGGTGAAAGGTCAACCTGATCTTGGAAAGGGAAGCAGTTTTCATGAATCGGTTCAACTCAACAGTGACATtcgaaaaaacaagaaaaactggTGAAAGGCTAAAAGTATTCAGTGTTGTGAAAACATGCTAAATAAAGATGACTGctttttttccaaacttgtgTCGCCTTAGAACCCTGATTGAAATCCACAGGTTGCCGAGCAACTGAACTGAACCTCACCATGTTCTGGTCTGTTcttggtgttgttgtttctgctaaCAGAAACAGATGCTTCTTGAATTGACGGTAAAATGTAACAAAACCTGAGACTGATGAACACAGTCGAAGCACTGCGTGAACTTTTAttatgaacatttgaaaataatgtTACAACATTTTTACAGCATCGGCAGAAgtaactgcaaaaaaaacctGTCTGTTTACTGTGATGTTTATTTCAAAGAGTTAAAATCATGCTACAAATAAAAAAGGATAATACATTTTTTGTAGATCAGGTACGTATTCTTGGGCAGGTGCGTTGGGGGCATTTTATGGAAGATCTAGGCaaagtggtggtggtagtactGGTAAAGCACTCTGTACCCTATTGTGATACCAGACAGTTTTTGGATCCTCACAGTTCAGAAAGTATTGAGGTGCCCAGCCCTGTCCATGCTTTTGAAACAGAAGAGTCCCTAAGCTTGGCAATAGTAGTACCAAGCCGAGTTCTACTCATCATCTACCCTGAGGGTTCGGACCTGGTTCGCCATATTAGTGAGCCGCTGCTTGAGTTTACGCTGAGAGGATTCGTACTGGTTTGTCAGCTTCCGAAATTTGAGTGACATGACCTCAAAACTGGCCTCGATCTGGTTGACTTTTTCCTCCAAGTCTTTGGAGTCAGTGGCAGCGACAAGTGACTCGTCTATAAGATTATCCTTCATCAAGATGGCCCGTCCCTTCTCCTCCAGCGCATATTTAGCTTCAGGATACTCAATGAGCGCCTCCATCAGGTCATCTTTAGACAAGGCAAACAGATCAGAGTAGCCCACACTTCGGATATTGGCTGTTCTTCGATTTCCTGCCTTACTGCCCTTGATACCCAGGATGCTGATTTCTCCAAAGTACGCTCCGTCACTGAGAACCACAAACTGGGTTACCCCATCATCTGCTACCACAGCCAGTTTTCCTTCTTTGATAATATACATTTCCCTGCCAATGTCTCCCTTCTTGCAGATGTAGTCGCCAGGACTGAAAACTTGAGGCTGAAGCTTGAGGACCAACTCCACAAGCAAGCCCGCTTCACAGTCCTGAAAGATGCGCACTTTGCTTAAGGTCTCCAGATGCACGTTGATAGCTATCTCCGCCTTCAGCTTGTCCGGCAGGTTCTTCAGCACCTGCTTCTCATCACAGGTTTtgtcctctgtccacaggtagTCAAACCACTTCACCACCCTTGCTTCCAGATCTTTGGTGACCTTCCGAAACTGCATGTACTGCTTGATCGAGTCAATCTTAGCCTGGAACTCAACGCGCGCAGCATTCATGTTGGAAATCATGGCACCGACATTTCCTACAATTGTGGCAAAGATCAGAACCCCAGTGAGGAAGTCGACTACCACAAAAAAGTATTCAATGTCTCGGACTGGGGGTGGCGTCTCACCAATAGTGGTGAGGGTAAGTGTGGACCAGTAAAAGCAGTAGATGTACTGTCTGGCCAAGCGAGCGTACTCCGGATTCTTCATATCGGGATACACCCAGGTGTCTGAGCCTAAGCCAAGCACCTTGGAGACGGCAAAGTAGAGGCAAGCATTCCagtggatgatgatgatgatgtaaagCACAAGGTTAGCAATTCGGAATATGTTAGGGAAATTGGTTCGAGTTTCAGTCCGATCAAAGAACTCGAAGAGCCGGGCTAACTTAAACAGACGGTTGAACCTCCACTCTGGGTTGTTGATTCCAATTTGCAGGAACACAATATCAGTGGGAAGTATTGATATGATGTCTAATCTGAACTGCCGCGTTTTCATGTACTTTTCTTTCAGGAGCTTTGCGTCCTTTACGAGCAGTCCTTGCTCTAGAAAACCTGTTGACACATTACGAAATTATGATTATCATGTATTCAAAGTGTCCAGCAATTCTAAACTCCACACATTCAGAAAAGGTGTCCATCACTAACCTGTCCTGGCTCTCACAAAAGTGTCAAGGTAGTAGAGGGCATCTGATATGTAGTCCAAAACCATCCACAGTGTGGAATTTGTGTACTGTAGTTCATTAAAACAAGCCCTAGAGGGAAGCAAAAGGacgataaaaaaaaacctctgacaTGACGACAAGGTAAAGaggacaaacaaataaataaataaaatctcatgAATTCAGACCTGGCCACCAGTAACATCAGGTTGTAGAACACTGGGATGGATATTGCGCACAACCAGTAGTAGTACAAATCTGTGGCGGGGTCCATGATCCACACTTCCttcctgaaagagaaaaagccaaagagggaaaaaaatggggTTTGTTGGTATCAGCGCGAAGATTCTGATGTTACAGTGGCATCAGTATTGACGAACTTCAACCTGTCCAGTCCTACTAATTTTGTTTGCCTTTATCATAGTAGGTATTTGTAATAAAGAATATTTGGTGGAAAGTTGCAGCCATAAAAAATTGTGATACTTACggttcttcttttttctcatcCTTCTTGTCATCCTTCTTGTCATCTTTTTTCTCATCCTTCTTGTCATTCTTTTTCTCATCCTTCTTGTcatcctttttctcctcttttttctcatcCTTCTTCTCATCCTTTTTGGGCTCCTCTTTCTTGTCATCCTTCTTCTCGTCTTTTTTGGGCTCCTCTTTCTTCTCGTCTTTCTTGCTGTAGATGCCCAGAAACAGAGGCAGCTGATTATGCTATTTTAATGTTGCTGACATTCAGTAGTGTCAGAGAGCCTGAGGGGGGCGCTGTGACACAGTCCAGCCATATTACTGTGCAGTGCAGTTATTAAAATGAGGAGCAGTTGCTTTAAAGTCAGCTCTGAAGTTACTTTGAATCCAGACTTTGAAATAACAGTTAATTAAATTTCTCTGCATTGGATATAAATGTCTATATAAAGCAGTGTTATTAGCTGTGTGTCTTACCCATCATTGTTGTTACAGTTGTTCATGTTCTGTGCAGCCAGAGGCCGCCGAGCATCGCTGCAAGAGAAAGGAAACAGCTGCATGAATTTGGATTGAAGACTCAGGAGAATGCAAAGAACCGCAATCAGGTTCCAAACCATACCCCGCCCCGTTCTCAGCTCAGGCATGGtaaagtgcagaaaaatgtgaatgtgtgagcaacagttaaaataaaattaaaaaataaaataaatccacacctgctcctgctcctgatGTCGTCCCCCATCCTCTGGCTACAGGAGGTGGACTCTGCGGGGCCGACGCTGCTCTTCCCCAAGTGCTGCATCATGTGGGGCGGCCTTGGAAAAGACATCCCAATTAAACCTTGCTACTTATCAGCAGATGCACATGTTTGGTCCATAAATTCTGCATATTGTGGGCACATGAGGGTGTTTAACTTCATATTTCTCTTCACTCTGAACAGATTCACTCCAACGACATCCACCTGACTGACAGCAAAAcagcttctgtttgtgtttagtctCATTAGCTCAGCATGTTTCTTCTTTAGCAACTCAAATCCTTCTCTCCCAGATTACATGACTAAAATTAGACTCCCAGCTCTGTGTGACTTGTTAAGCTCAACTACAGAGTAGTAGTTCCTGTCCTGCAGTCATGttttaacatgaataaaaaaaatcaccctgAAGTCTTAGTTTACCTGAGCGTGAGTGAGAATGATGAGCAGATCCGGTCTCTGAGGAGAAGTCAGGGCGAGCTCTGAACGGATCTCATGCTGCTCCTGGtttttgtcctcctccttcccaTCAAACGAGAAACCGAGAGCAGAGACAAGAGCTTGCGTTCTGATGTATAGATCCAAGTGTGAAGGAGTTAATAAGTGTcctcaaagagaaaagagacgcCGCGGGAGGAGACGCCGCTCACGCTTTACTGTAGACAAAATCATCACCCTCTGCTGTGGAGAAGTTTCCTCTGCTCATGCACCTCCCCAGTaggtgatggagggaggaggaggaggaggaggaggaggagaaagaggaaagagagggaagagtaattttctttgcttttaaaCTAATGAGACTCAGCTGGTGTCAGAGGACAGACTGTGGGGACACACTGACGAGATTTCAAATGATAAATTTATGTTGTAGGAGTAAAATGAACAGAAGCAACAGcataaataatgtgttttcactgatgGGCATTGATGTTACCGTGGCAACCAGCACTGATGACTACATCTACCATATATTTTTTGTTACTTCCAAATATCCCAGGCTAGATAAGCTGCTCCCTCTTTATTTATATTCCTTCCAGTCTAAGTAAATCCTCTTAGAAGCGCGTCCAGCTAAAGAAGCGAGACATCAGACGGCGTCCACCTGCCGCTCTCAAGACACGAGCAGCAATCAATTAGAGGAACATAAACACCTATGCAGGTGTGTAGGTCTTTTAAAATTAAGATTCAATACAGATTCATTGAATTCAGTTGACGTGTACATATAAATATCATGTTCCAAACTTCCTGGAAAATATTAGGACTTGATTTGGAAACTGCAAATAAAGTGTTAGCAGATCCACCGAGATACATCTTTTAAGGTAAAAGATGTGATATTAATGTTAACATGGAATAGGCCTGTACAacgtgtgcgtatgtgtgttgCCGCGGAGATCGAGTCGCAGCCACACAGCAGCGTCAGATTAGCTGCCGCTAATGGGATTAGGGTGTAATCTGTTGATGCCTCAGGGATGAGCAGGCAGAGGAGAAGTGATGGATCACAGTTACACTGACGGGAGGGAAAGTTGTTCCAGCCCAGTCGGTGAACATCATTTCAGTgaatcagagtcagagaaagatAAGATCACAATTCAGTCATACGTTCTCATTTTTATACATATGttcattaggttttttttttttttatgtttcattctGATCCACTGGTGATTTTCGGGATCTGGAGAAGATCCAGAATTACTGGATCCTCCCTGGATCAATAAACAGTACTATGAATTAGCTTTCTTGCACCTGCAGGGATCTGATCTGTTGGCTCTGC
This genomic interval carries:
- the LOC121177802 gene encoding cyclic nucleotide-gated channel cone photoreceptor subunit alpha-like: MMQHLGKSSVGPAESTSCSQRMGDDIRSRSSDARRPLAAQNMNNCNNNDGKKDEKKEEPKKDEKKDDKKEEPKKDEKKDEKKEEKKDDKKDEKKNDKKDEKKDDKKDDKKDEKKEEPKEVWIMDPATDLYYYWLCAISIPVFYNLMLLVARACFNELQYTNSTLWMVLDYISDALYYLDTFVRARTGFLEQGLLVKDAKLLKEKYMKTRQFRLDIISILPTDIVFLQIGINNPEWRFNRLFKLARLFEFFDRTETRTNFPNIFRIANLVLYIIIIIHWNACLYFAVSKVLGLGSDTWVYPDMKNPEYARLARQYIYCFYWSTLTLTTIGETPPPVRDIEYFFVVVDFLTGVLIFATIVGNVGAMISNMNAARVEFQAKIDSIKQYMQFRKVTKDLEARVVKWFDYLWTEDKTCDEKQVLKNLPDKLKAEIAINVHLETLSKVRIFQDCEAGLLVELVLKLQPQVFSPGDYICKKGDIGREMYIIKEGKLAVVADDGVTQFVVLSDGAYFGEISILGIKGSKAGNRRTANIRSVGYSDLFALSKDDLMEALIEYPEAKYALEEKGRAILMKDNLIDESLVAATDSKDLEEKVNQIEASFEVMSLKFRKLTNQYESSQRKLKQRLTNMANQVRTLRVDDE